The sequence below is a genomic window from Ignavibacteriales bacterium.
AATTTATTTTAATATTGATGAAGTATCGGTTGGTGAATGGGCAAATGATACCGACAGTCAATGCGGTCCGACAGATGATCGTGTAGCTTCAAATCAACTTGCCACCGGAAGATTGTTAAGTATCGGCTGTACAGCGTGGATTATTCCGAACGGACATTTTATTTCCGCAGGACATTGCCTTGATGGAAGCGGCGCAACTGTTGTGCAATTCCAGGTTCCGCTTTCATTACCCGGCGGTACATTACAGCATCCCGGTCCCGAAGATCAATACTCTGTTGATGTATCTACAAAAGTATTTACCAATGGCGGTATAGGAAATGACTGGGGTACATTTGAAGTATTTCCTAATTCGGTTACCGGTTTAATGCCCAAGCAGGCACAGAATGCTTTCTGGCCGTTAGTGCAGGATCTTACTCCTCCGAATATAAGAATCACCGGTTATGGTGTTGATGACGGTACCGCAAACCAGACACAACAAACTCATGTTGGACCTAATGCAAGTTCGAGCGGAAATACAATGCGTTATGTTACCGATACTGAAGGAGGCAACTCCGGAAGTCCCGTGATTGATGATGCAACCGGTAATGCAGTTGGTGTTCATACGCATGGCGGCTGTACAACCTCAGGGACAGGTAACAATAATGGTACAAGTTTATTTCATGCTGCTTTCTGGACGGCAGTTGAACAGGGTGCCGGTGGTTGTCCGGTTGAACCTCCTACGACTCCTTCACCCGCGAATAATGCTACAGATGTTTCAATCAATATTCCTCAACTAACCTGGACAAATGGAGCAGGTGCAGTTACAAACCAATTATACTTCGGAACAAATCCTGCGGCACTTACACTTGTTCAAAGCGGAACACTTGCTACAAGCTGGAATGTTACAGGACTTCCGCTTGATTACATGACTACTTACTATTGGAGAGTTGTTGAAGTAGGTGATAGCTGTAATACGAACGGACCAACCTGGTCATTCTCAACAGTTCAGGATCCAAATCTTGTAACACTTTTCTTTGATAATTTTGAAGCAAGCACTGACACTGTACCGGTAAACTTCACCGTTACAAATGATGGAGGTACATTGGTATGGAGAGTGTTCGGAAGTCCTTATCCAAATGCTTATACAATGCCTGCAAGTTCTTCAGGAAAAGTTTTCTCTGCAGATTCTGATGAAGGCGGAAGCGGAACAGGTCCAACAACACTCTTATCAACAGCTACTTTGACGAATCCAATAAACTGCGGGATCTATCAGACAGTAACTCTGGAATTTGATTCAGACTGGAACGCTATTGATGCCGCTGATTCGTGTTATGTACAGGTTTCCAATAACGGTACTACATGGGTAAATTATCTTACCTATGGTGGTGTTGATGTAAGGAATACACATGTCATGCTTGATATTTCTGCTACAGCAGCTTTACAATCAACCGTGTGGGTTAGATTCAAATCAGTACAGCCTGGCTGGGATTGGTGGTGGACTATTGATAATGTGAGTATCATCGGAACTAATGCTGTACCGGTTGAGCTTGCTTCATTTACAGCTTCTGCAAATGATACCAGGGTTGTACTCGATTGGCTTACCGCAACTGAAACTAATAACCTGGGATTTGAAGTTCAGAGAAAATCCGGCGATGAATTTGTTGCTTTAGGTTTTGTTGATGGAAACGGCACAACCACGGAAGCAAAAAACTATTCATTCACAGATTCAAAAGTACCTGCCGGAAAACAAGTCTATCGATTGAAACAGATAGACTTTGACGGAGCGTATGAATATTCAAATGAAGTTGAAGTTGATGTAGCCGTACCAAAAGCATATTCACTTGAACAGAATTATCCAAATCCATTCAACCCTTCAACTATAATAAAATATAGTCTTCCGGTTGATGCAAAAATCACACTGAAAGTATTTGATGTAATAGGACAGGAAGTAATGACATTGCTGAACAGTTCAATTGCATCAGGCACACACGAAGTAACCTTCGATGCAAGTAATCTGAACAGCGGAGTTTATTTCTACACGATAGATGCAAAAGGAGTTGATGGAAATAACTTCACGTCAACAAAGAAGATGTTGATTGTTAAATGACAAAATCATTTGACAAGAAGACCCTTTGTGGATGCCGATAGAGTAGGGAATATCTCCTAAATCTAATTAAGCCGATCAGAAATGGTCGGCTTTTTTTATAATGAACAAAAAATTATTTAGTCATCTTTAACGGCTTATCAGTTAGTGTTATTCAATTTTCATTATTATAGATTTATTAAAGAATAATACTTGATTATATCTCAATCAACTTGAACTTGTACTGAGAAAAATTATATTAAATTAATGACCGCGAAATAAAACTATCACAAACCGGTTTATATCATGAAAAAAATAAATCTTAAAGACCTTGAAAAGAAAATCAAGATCAGACAATTGACAATAGATGATTTCAAATCTCTTGTTGAACTTCAAAAAGTTTGCTTCCCGGGTATGCACACCTGGAAGAAAGAGCAGATTGAAAGTCAGCTTGAAATATTCCCTGAAGGTCAAATATGTATCGAGATTAATAAAAAACTAGTTGCTTCATCCAGCAGTCTTATTATTGATTTTGACTTAT
It includes:
- a CDS encoding T9SS type A sorting domain-containing protein produces the protein MIKLRSLLFVFVFTVLSCSSFLFAQPSSLPYYIQGYQHESGLFNGSNDGTDIAQLAFSTIVDLNNVPWISLHFAEANLGAKSYMIITSQFDGKWQRLDAVSLRQWNYYSAYFNRGAVEIKLFVHPSDEKIYFNIDEVSVGEWANDTDSQCGPTDDRVASNQLATGRLLSIGCTAWIIPNGHFISAGHCLDGSGATVVQFQVPLSLPGGTLQHPGPEDQYSVDVSTKVFTNGGIGNDWGTFEVFPNSVTGLMPKQAQNAFWPLVQDLTPPNIRITGYGVDDGTANQTQQTHVGPNASSSGNTMRYVTDTEGGNSGSPVIDDATGNAVGVHTHGGCTTSGTGNNNGTSLFHAAFWTAVEQGAGGCPVEPPTTPSPANNATDVSINIPQLTWTNGAGAVTNQLYFGTNPAALTLVQSGTLATSWNVTGLPLDYMTTYYWRVVEVGDSCNTNGPTWSFSTVQDPNLVTLFFDNFEASTDTVPVNFTVTNDGGTLVWRVFGSPYPNAYTMPASSSGKVFSADSDEGGSGTGPTTLLSTATLTNPINCGIYQTVTLEFDSDWNAIDAADSCYVQVSNNGTTWVNYLTYGGVDVRNTHVMLDISATAALQSTVWVRFKSVQPGWDWWWTIDNVSIIGTNAVPVELASFTASANDTRVVLDWLTATETNNLGFEVQRKSGDEFVALGFVDGNGTTTEAKNYSFTDSKVPAGKQVYRLKQIDFDGAYEYSNEVEVDVAVPKAYSLEQNYPNPFNPSTIIKYSLPVDAKITLKVFDVIGQEVMTLLNSSIASGTHEVTFDASNLNSGVYFYTIDAKGVDGNNFTSTKKMLIVK